In Aedes albopictus strain Foshan chromosome 3, AalbF5, whole genome shotgun sequence, the genomic window tagagtagagtagagtagagtagagtagagtagagtagagtagagtagagtagagtagagtagagtagagtagagtagagtagagtagagtagagtagagtagagtagagtagagtagagtagagtagagtagagtagagtagagtagagtagagtagagtagagtagagtagagtagagtagagtagagtagagtagagtagagtagagtagagtagagtagagtagagtagagtagagtagagtagagtagagtagagtagagtagagtagagtagagtagagtagagtagagtagagtagagtagagtagagtagagtagagtagagtagagtagagtagagtagagtagagtagagtagagtagagtagagtagagtagagtagagtagagtagagtagagtagagtagagtagagtagagtagagtagactagactagactagactagactagactagactagactagactagactagactagactagactagactagactagactagactagactagactagactagactagactagactagactagactagactagactagactagactagactagactagactagactagactagactagactagactagactagactagactagactagactagactagactagactagactagactagactagactagactagactagactagactagactagactagactagactagactagactagactagactagactagactagactagactagactagactagactagactagactagactagactagactagactagactagactagactagactagactagactagactagactagactagactagactagactagactagactagactagactagactagactagactagactagactagactagactagactagactagactagactagactagactagactagactagactagactagactagactagactagactagactagactagactagactagactagactagactagactagactagactagactagactagactagactagactagactagactagactagactagactagactagactagactagactagactagactagactagactagactagactagactagactagactagactagactagactagactagactagactagactagactagactagactagactagactagactagactagactagactagactagactagactagactagactagactagactagactagactagactagactagactagactagactagactagactagactagactagactagactagactagactagactagactagactagactagactagactagactagactagactagactagactagactagactagactagactagactagactagactagcagAGAAGTGAAGCGAAGACAAAAGCAAAAGTAGAGAAGAGAAgaaaagagaagagaagagaagagaagaaaaGAGAAGAAAAGAAATGAGAAGAAAAGAGAAGAAAAGACAAGAAAAGAGAAGGAAGAGAGACCAAGAGACCTGGCGACACATTGCATAGAATCAGCTTTGTCATAATTTGATGGAGTATCCAATCCACCATTACTCAATTTACCCTAACCACGCTGGTTATTCTCCTCTGTTTACATCCTAGTTCCACGAAACGCGCAGAATCCCGCCCTGCTCCATTCCCGCAATTTTCCACACAACAGAACAAACAGTCTGTGTACATACACTTCCGTGCGCGTCGGAAACAACAAGGACAGTGTgcagcaaggaaaattttcatttttgcgTTTGTACGCCAGAATGTAGTCCATCGTTCGTTCAGCTCCTGGTGTGTTGAATCATTTTTCCAgtgcaaaaaatcagaaaaattacACCTTAAATCGATGTGCTTTGAGTAATCTAGTGTGCACTGATTGTTTGTCACCACGCACAAACAGCGACCACGCGCGACACAGCAAGCGAGGAGTGGCCTCAATTAAAGCTCAATCCAAGTAAGCTCGTCAACAGCAAGCAAGGTCGTGTCGAAGCAGAGCAGCAGCAGAAATGCGTTTGATCGATAAAGTCAGGGAAGTGGTCACGGTCCCCGTGTCGCCCAAGTACCTTCGCATTTCGACCATTCTGATTGCGATTTATAAAGTGGTAAGGTTTTGATAATAAAAAAGATAAGAGATGCGATTTTAAAACGAGTAATGTGATTTTTTATCTCCTTGAAAGCTCATCGCCCATGTCCTACTGTTTATCATGCTGCTGGGACTGGCCCACGCCGAGGAGATGAGTGCCATCCTCGGGGCGGACATTGCCGACCAGAAGGAGCGCGAGGAGTATGTTTACATCCCGACCAATGCCAAAGGCGAGACCATGAACCAGCTGCGATTCAAATCGGCTGCCAGTCTTGCGTCGGGTAAGTTGTGGGCGGAGTTTTGGAAAGCTTTCATATGCGGTTGCTTTGATGGTACCAAAATAAATTGGAGTGCCTAAAATCGTTCTTAAAATTTAATAAGTTTTTGCCACAGAATTTTCAAATTGATTGAATAAATAAGAAATCGAAAATGTTATCGATTAGTATTAGTAGTATTACATAAAAACTCTTGGGATGGGTCGTTTCACCCAAACGGCGCATATTAAACCGATTCCCCCTATTTACGTTTTATTAGTAACGCTGTACATGCTCTACATCGGAACCACCTTGGCAACGATCTACGTTCTGAGCTGCCTCGGCCTACTGATTGGAACGCTTCGCAATCGGCATGAGTTCTTCATCCCCTGGATGGTGGTGGATTTCTTTGGAACGTTGATTTCGGCTTCGGTTATGATCGCTGTTGGTTACAACAAGGTGGCCTACTACGCCATCGGACAGTGGCAATACTGTGAGTATACATCTAGGGTCATTCCGATTGTAATAAATTTTTACTTACAGTTTGATTTCATCTTTtcacgtttcagggggtttctgtgcCGTCATGACGGCGTTCAACGTCGTCATCTGGATGGTGGTGCGGATGTTCTACAAGAATCTGGTCCACATGACCAAGCTGCGAGAGGTGGCCGTGGTTGCGATTCCGTGCCCATCGCCCGGTTCCAAGCAAATACCGTACCACTTCCGCAAGGAGAACATGCATCTGAGCGATGGAGGACTGAAGCACATTCTGTTTGATTCGAATGAGGCTAATTATTTGGTTTAAGATTGATCGAAGGATCGTTTGATGTGGGTGTGGTTTACACGAGAATTTTGGTAAGGAGATAAAATGGGAAGTTTTGTGataaaaatgataaataattggaacGTCAGCTATCAGAAGACATGTGTCGAGATAACAGAAAATTGTATTGTAAAACTCCTTAAAAACTCTTCGAAACTGTTAGAATTTACTCTAAAGCTCATGCTAACAATATCAACAATGCAAGATACAACCTATCCTTAACTCCTTGAAtctaaaataataaataaagatGATATAATTATCGCAGTGGAATTACTATATTCTTTTTTATTCTAAAAAAGTAAAATTTATCTAATATGTACAACATTTTTAGATTTATATTATAAAACCTTTATCCTTTTTCGAATAGACGGGCTTGGTAGTCTAATGAACCGTTTCTAATTCGTATAAAGAAGGTTCTGGGTTGAAAAACGGGCTTTCCTTCAGCttcatagcacagtgtcaatTTATGATATGATGACTACCAGTTACGTAAACAGTTAACCGTGCAGTGCTATCTTCAGTGTAATCAATCTGTCACCTTTacgtctggcatccacgcaccaaacgTGAACTTATGGCCAAACAACCATGGCGGTAAGAGAAATCAAGATGGatagtagcgtgggacacaaaaagacattttactcctgtacactttttgagttccattttggccccatatcaactgtgcaaaatttcagctcgatcggagaaactatattttagcgccagccgatttaagttttcatacgatttactatggggaaaatcactttttcaaagaaaaatcgacacaggttgccccttaatgcctaaaaatatatcgatgaatgatttctgttggaaattttacaagcaacaacccctctgaagaccgcaaagtgatctaaggcatgtggaaaaagttattgactgaaaaccgaatggcatgctaacgctgtttaacatgtaaggaataacaataaataataaaatctcgtcattttatcgatcgggaaaggcttaataactttttccacgaatgccgcatcgctttgcggtcttcggaggtctgattcctcgtgaagttatctacagtaatcattcaacgacttatttttagggatcaatggatgacctcaagcgatttttttttgaagaagtaaattttcccccatagtaaatcgtatgaaaaactaagaatggcgggcgctaaaatatagtttcttcgatcgatctgaaattttgcacagttgatatgggaccaaaatggaactcaaaaagtatacaggagttggagtttttccattttttatattttcctacataaaccgtgtaccaggctaatggatAGACTGATGGGCGTGATGATGACACGAATACCTCCGGAATGATCTTATAGATCGCTAACCGAGTACCAAGGCCAGTGATCTAAATGAGCATCACTTCATTTTACTAAGTATGTATTAGTAACCAAACAGGTTCATAAAACAGTAGACATTCGGTAACCGCAGCATGTTTACGTTTAACTTAGCGAGTTAaaatcgataactgcaacaactgacagacttTTAAAAACGGTCCAACGTTTTGATGCGAAGACTCAAACAAAAACATTGCATCGCAACAAAAGTACATGCGAGAAACATCGCATTGCTATTAACCTCTGTTAAAGTTTTATTTTGACAGGCAGCGGTGCGGTATTACTACAAAACTATTGCACTTAGCCGACAACCTTAGGGAcagccatttaaaaaaaaaaaatgcgggtaggggaactgcggccataacgcccatagggggcaagttgcgccacccttgttttaggcaaaccacgttattttcagtacttttttcaattgcaatcgctaaaataagaataaaaatgcttttttacatttcagtttacatatttttactaaaaaaatgtacaaaaacttcgaaaaaagattttaacttcttttgatgtaattttagcctgtcaaatgtttgcacttttttacatcatttaaaagattttttttctcgctatccccacaaactgttttgcacactcccattgtttgtgtaccaagcggaaaaagtatcaaatttgacccttacaacttttttacaagggtccaaacttctgaggtatgtgtggggtaaaatgcccacccctagttatttacattaaaatagccatttagatccaaattctggcacaaattatgtagaacacaagttggaaccaagcagCAGCACATTTTTACAAATAATAAGTTCACTAACcacacagccatgcgtcattttgaagtaattattgataaaacagctcactatgacgtttacatggaattgacccataattacaggtgatccataattatgtaatgactgtatacccttcacgaacaataacagttgacaataaaccaggcgcgcaagtatatgtacacaatttggcatcctgacattagctgtggctagtggcgcattttaccccgcattaaaactaaaattctgaaaatcaaactttttttcaaatttgaatttttcagtagtaaaacacaaaactggtttatggttccttccatttggaaggaaacatgttggtgcttcatgttagtgccaaaaaaatgtgtattataaagtgtttcgtgattaaaattggactcttccttaacatgggcgtcttacccccagttcccctaaggAAACACGACACTCCGTGGTTATTCTCCcgttccctctctttctaacggTTGAAGGTATTCATTCTTTTGTACTGTTGTGGCGTGTACCCTTAAAGGGTTGCTCATTTTTCATCACTCATCTTTCATCGCTCATCATCTCTCATCgcacctctcatctctcatttctcatcgtcTTCATCCCTCATATTTCATCTCTCTCCTCTCATCCCATCATCATCTTCCCCTCCATCATTATTGATGACATCACCATTTCTCTCTCCCATTATCATTATCTCTCATCTCT contains:
- the LOC109426168 gene encoding uncharacterized protein LOC109426168, whose protein sequence is MRLIDKVREVVTVPVSPKYLRISTILIAIYKVLIAHVLLFIMLLGLAHAEEMSAILGADIADQKEREEYVYIPTNAKGETMNQLRFKSAASLASVTLYMLYIGTTLATIYVLSCLGLLIGTLRNRHEFFIPWMVVDFFGTLISASVMIAVGYNKVAYYAIGQWQYWGFCAVMTAFNVVIWMVVRMFYKNLVHMTKLREVAVVAIPCPSPGSKQIPYHFRKENMHLSDGGLKHILFDSNEANYLV